In the genome of Leptospiraceae bacterium, the window TCATTCGATAAGAAATGTTTCTTTGATTGTCAAAACTCATACTTTTTTCCCATTAGCCTTCATATTACCAAATGTCAAAGAGGATTTAAAAAAATAACCAATTCAAATTTAAGTTTTTCGTTATGATATCACGAATGATATTAATTATTGACAAACAAGCTAAAATCAAGAAAAATCAAAGCAAAATATGAATGAAATAGCCATAAATATAAAAGAGTTTTTAAAACAAAAAAAAAGAACAACGAATTTAATTTTGTCTTTGTATTACTGGCTCGGAATGATTTTGATCACCATAGTTTATAGTATCATTGCTGCTCCCTATATCATCACCAAAAACGAAGAAAAAGTGCATAAGTTTGCTATTCGTTGGGCTAGAACTATATTGAAATTTTCAAAAATCCAAATAGAAGTTTATAACAAAGAGATGATATACACAGCTGGTCCTTCCATTATCATAAGCAATCATCAAAGTTTGTTTGATATTTTTATATTTTATAGCTTCTTAGATATTTCCTTCCGATGGATGGCAAAAAAGTCTCTTTTTAGTATTCCCATTATCGGTCCTTCGATGAAAGCAGCAGGCTATATTCCCGTAGAACGTGAAGATAAAAAAAAAGCAATGCAATCCATGTTTGAAGCCGCAGAACAAATCAGAAACGGAAAGTCGGTGATTATCTTTCCCGAAGGAACGAGAGGAAAGATTGATGGCAAACTCCTACCATTTAAGAAGGGTTCTTTTATACTTGCTAAAAAAGCAAATGTAGTCTTACAACCTATTGTGATTTGGGGTTCTCAATACATTATACCAGTAGATCGAATAAGAAAAATTCCAAGAATTTACCCCGGAAAGGTTTGGGCTATGGTTTGTAATCCCGTTTATCCTGATGAATATAAAAACATGAGTGTGGATGAACTTTCTGATCACATAAGAAACATTCTTGAAGCTCATATCGAAATCCTCAAAAAGAAAGAACTCGAAGAACTACAAACCTAATTTTTAGCCGTTTTCTTTAAGATCAATTTTTCTAAAAACTCCGGAAAAAGAACCCTGCCATAAAAGATAAATTTTCCCGTGAGATTTGTAAAGGCATATTTCTTTTCTTTTTGAATGGCATTGACTATGATTTTCGCTACTTCTTCGGGAGATTTTGCGTTTTTTTCTTGTTCTTCATCCAATGGTCGTCCATCACTTGTGATTCCGCTTTTTCTCAAATTGGTCTTTGTATAGCCGGGAAAAACAATACAAGTTTTGATTTGATAAGGAAGGAGTTCGTAAGAAATACTTTCTATAAAGAGTTGAGCTGCTGCTTTACTTGATGAGTAGGCAAAACGCTCAGGAATTCCAAATAAACCACTTGGTGTAGAAACCAAAACAATCATTTTCTTTTCATTGGATGATTGAGACATTGATTTCATTTTTGGTAAGACTATCCTCGTGATTTCTACCACAGAAAAAAAGTTGATCTCGAATGTTTTTCTCAAAGCTTCTTCCGTTGAAACTTCGAATTTCCCATGATTGGTTATTCCCGCATTATGTATCAATAAATCAATCTTCGTGAATTCCTCTAAAAACTGTTTGAGATTTTTTCTATCTGACGAAGAAGTAATATCACACGGAAAAGAAAATGAGTTTATGCCATAACGTGAACTAATTTCACTTTGAACTCGTTTAAGTTCATTTTCTTTTCTCGCAATCAAAATTGGGATTGAGCCTACACTGGCGAGTTCATAAGCAAGAGCTTCACCAATCCCAGAAGAACCACCCGTAATCAAAGCATATTTGTTTTTCAATTCCATTTGGCTTTGGAATTTAATTTAACTAATTCTTAGTCAACTCAATCTTCAAAAGAAAGAAAAATCTATCGACTTCTACATCATAACTAAAAAAAAGAATTAAAACTATGAGGAAACATTTTGTTTTCTTCTTGTTGGTCATGATTTTTTCTTTTGAGATTTTTGGTCAAAATCTGAACGATGATCTCGAATCAGAAATAGGATTTTGGGTTGGGGGAACGTTCCCTGCACCTAACACACCCATGGATGAGCTTTTAGAGTCGAGCATGGGATTTGGGTTGTTCTATCGAAACCACTCGTTTGCTCCTGTTTTGACCGAAATCGGAACGTCCTACGGAAACTATACTTCATTATCCATGCAGAAATTATTGAGCGTTCCTCTTTATCTTTCTCTAAATTATTTGTTTCAACTATACAATCGTTTTAGTTTGCAAACGAAAATAGGGGGAGGTTTTACTTATCTGCAAATTCGCCCAAACAATCTTAGTGGATGGAATCCTATTCTATATGGGGGGGTAGAATTCTCTATTTCTGCCAGCCGTAGATTTAAAGTGGGTCTTCGCTTTGACGGATACTATATCTATGAAAGACTTCGAAGAGAACCCAAAATCATACGTTATCTTTATTTCTTTCCCGGCACTTACGATCCCAGAATCCAAAATAGCTTGAATTATAAATTACGTGATGGTGCTGTCTACAATTTTGGTTTGATGGTTTCATTTTTATACTGATCGTTTAAGAACTATGAAGATCAAAATCATTTTTTTTATTCTTATAGTAGCTCTGATTTCTTGCAAGGGCTCAAACTCACTAAATCCAAATTTAGCTCTCCTTAGTGCGCTATTCAATAACAAAATCATAGTAATTCTTAAAGCCACTTATGCAAGTGATCGTCCTCTGGAATTCTATGAAATCAACAATAACAAGATTTTTGTGGATGTTGGTTCCAATGAAAACCCTAACACGAACGGACTTCCCAATTACGATAACCTGCCCATTTTCTTTGACATCGGAGAAATACGTGTTTCCACAAAATCACCTCTTATTGACTTAGCGTTAATTAATACTCAGAAAGCATCCGAAGATTTTTGGGACGTATTATCTCCTACCAGACAAGTTTATTGTAACAGAATTTATACGTCTAACCCTGATTTGAATAGCTGCATTAGAAGCAATGGGTTTTTGGGTTTTGAGCTCTTGATGAACGGAACCGGAGTTGTTTATCCATCCAGAGACGTCGGAGCTGGAACCTATACTCATGGTGGGATTTTCTTTCGAAGTGTGTTTACAGGATATGCAAAGTTAGGTGAAAGCGATATCACATCAAAATTTGACGGAATCGATTATACAGGTTTGGATATTCTGAAAATTCTACATTATGATCCAACTACAGATAGCGGTTCCATCTCTATATTACCACCACAACTTTTTCCTTTACATCACAAGTCTTACCCAGGAAGCGAAAACATCACAATATATCAAGAATATATACCTACCATTATTGAATTCCGATTCAACTTCAAAGAAAACTTAATGGTGCATGCGTTTCAAAGCTCCACAACGGGCGCAATTCAAACCTTTGTTGGTATTAGTGATTGGAGGCGACCTCATAACGGAGAAAATTATGCAGGGGGAAATTTGCTTCTTAGAATGAAAATGATATATCCTTCTATTAAAAACACCCTCGTGATCGAAGGAGGAACTTACACCACACGGCATTACTATGCATTATATTACGCTCGTGAATGTAGCGATGGGCTATGCAACCGAGATATTGATTTACTTCCCGTTTCCGCAACACCAACAAGAAATGGAAGCGACAACATTTTGCATGACATCATGCCAGGAGAATACATCTTACAATGTAGATATGATGAAGTCCATGACGGTTATCCAGAAAAAGTACTTAACGAAATTCCACTAAAAATTCACACTCACAATGAAACACACTATATCAAGTTTTCTTGCCCATGAAATTAGAGTTTCCATCTCTTCAAAATGTGATTAATTTCTAACCGAAAATCTAAGTTCAAAAAAACAAAAACCGATACATAAAAAAAACAAAGCAGGAAAATAGCAATGAGAAAAAAAAGAAATATCTTACTTCTTTTGGTTGTGGGTTGCATTGTTTTCTTTTTTGTTGATAATCTATATTCCGAATCTGTGAGTGAAAAGGCAACCCTTCAGAGAAATGAGCTGATTCAAACCTTAAGACTTTTGAAACCAATGGTGTTTAATTTTCCTTGTGATCCTTATCCTGAGTGTTTGCCACAAAATCCAGATGAAAGAATTCGTAATCCAGGAATTCATGTAGCCCTTTATCGAAAAGCTAAAAGAATCTACCAAGAAGGAATTATTTACTACTTCGAGAAAAACTATATAAATGCATATTCAAAATTTTTAGAAAGTCAAGCAGTCGTGGATAAGATTTTGGAATCCCTTAGTCAACAGTATATTGATCGAGCAGAGATGATGTTTCGAGAAGCAATGGAAAAAAAGAATCCCAATGATCCAAATGACATGTCATATGTTGATATATCAATGGATTTTGGACCAGGTTCAAAAATTCGAAAAGACTTCGAACGTGCTCGCGAAATCCCTCTTGATTTACGCAGATACGATCCAAGAAATTTCCACTGGGCTATCAATAAATATAAGATTGAACAAGCAGCTCAGAAAGGGTATGAATATTTGTCTCTTGCCAAAGAATATCGAATGAAGGCTATTGCTCTTGAAAAAGACGTTGCTAAAACAAAAGAAATAGAACCAGAAATGCTTTTAAAGAGAATTGATTACTATAAAAAATCAATCGAATATTCAAGACAGGCTAAGTTGAATGCAGAGTTTGTATTTGGTTTGAAGTATCCCTACGATAACTATCCACTACACAACCAGTTCGGCAAAACAGAAAAACGTGATGATCAGCCTGGTGAAATCCCCTCACTACATGGAGTGAAAATGAACTGGTCAAAAAATCCTTATGTCCTCCCCAAGAACCTACATCCTATCTTTGATTTTCGCGTTCCTGAAAAATGGCACGTTGATACAGTTGATGCACGAGGTTTGAATTTTGAGGATGAAGTTGATGTGATGATTAGATTTCGTTATTACAAAGACAAAAAGCCTGTTGAAATTATAGAAGATAAAAGTCCACCAAAACCTGCCAAACCTATACCTGACACATAAACCTTATGGTATTCACCATAAGGTTATTTTTGTTTTTCATAACCTAACCTCCAATAGGCTACACCTTTTAAGTTGTTTTTTTTAGCGAGTTCTATAGCATTTTGGCGAAATTCCTCATCTGGATAAAACAAAATTTTATTTCGATTTTGATATACAAGTTTGTATCCATAGTTTGATGATTTTGTGATTTGAATATCCTTAAAATCATTTAAAATCCTTATGAATTTGGTATAATCAATAACAGAAACTTTTTTCTTTTCGAAATCCCAACTATAACCATACAAAGGAAGTCCTAACCAAACCTGTTCGGGTTGAAAGAACTTTAAGATTTCTTGAATGTTTTTTTCAATCCAAGACAATTCACTAACAGGTCCAGGTTGAGTTTTCGGATTGTGATAATCATACATCATGACAACAACTTCATCTACATAAGGTGAAAGAACCTTCAGATTATGAAAATCCTTATATTTCATATCCCAGATAGGAGGGAAAACTGCTATTGTCAAGGGACGGTTTTCTTTTCGTAGTTCTTTTTGTAAATCTCGTAGAAAAAAAGAAAAGGGTAAAGTTTCTTTTTCTGAAAGATATTCAAAATCAATATGAACATTAAAATAATTATATTTTTTTATAAATTCCATTATATTTTTTATACCGGCAAAACGAGTCTTCTCTGATTGCAAGAATTCCTTTCCGTCCTTTGTGCTTTTTAATGATATTAACATAAAAACTCGTTTGTTTTCTAAAAGTTTCTGATATGAATTCAAATCGAAGAGAACTAAGAGATTTCCTTTGGAGTCAATTTGAAATCCCGTGATACACAAATTTTGGTAATCATTCAATCTTTTTTGTATGTAGGCTTGATTCAAGGTTCGATGATAGACATACATCCATTCTTCGAAACCTAAAAGAGAAGATAGAGCACTACCTAAAAGCATAATAAAAAGTATATTTTTTTTATTTATGATTTTTAATAAAATTAACTGAATCATCATGAAGGTTATTCAAAAAGCCAATCACAAAGAATAAACTTTTTTTCTCAAAATCTTTTCCTTGGGAAATTTAAAGAATTGACGAAATCTATATTGATATTTTTACATTTATATTAAACCCTTATGAAGGTGAAGTATGATACACCCAGACACGGAGATCCGTTACGTCAATCCTATAATAGGGTATGGTGTTTTCGCCACGAAAAAAATTCCCATGGGAACCATAGTGTATGTGAAAGATGAATTCGAGATCATGATTTCACAAGAGGATTTTCAAAAAATCAAAGAACCTCTCCGAAGTATAATCGATCGATACTCTTATATCGATCCTGAAGGCTATCGCATCATAAGCTGGGATATAGCCAAGTATACAAATCATTGCTGTGATCCAAACACCATCAGCACAGGATATGGCTTTGAAATAGCCATCAAAGACATCGAACCGGGGGAACAAATCACTGATGAGTATGGTATTTTTAATCTTGAGAGAACCATGGAACTCTACTGTGATAAGCCCTATTGTAGGAATCAACTCACACCAGACGATTTTGATCTATATTACGAAGAATGGGATAGAAAGATCATACCAGCTCTTCTGAGAATTCCGTATGTTCCTCAACCTCTCTATGACATAATTGATGAAGTAACAAAAATGGAATTAGAAGAATTTTTGAGAGACCACTCCAAATACAAAACCGTTTATCACTTAAAGTTCAAAAAGCCAGTTAAGGTTTAAGCCCCGGATTTTCGGGGTTTTTTCCTTAAATAGAAAGCAAAACCTAATCTAACAATTCGGGTTGATACATAAAAACTAGAATCCCTTCAAGCCTTTGGATATTTGTTAGATTAATACCGATCATACCACCTGTAGAAACGTAGAGATTATTGGATGGTAATTTCAAAATACGAGCCGCAATCTCAGCAACATCCGGCATATGGAACACAATGATGATCGCATCATTAGCATGATACGAAGCTAATAATGAATCAAAATAAACAAGAGCATTATTCGGTTTTAATTCTACTCTTTGGACAATTGGAAGATGAAATTCTTGATTAAAAACTTCACATGTTTGCACAGCTCTCAAGATTGGGCTAGTTAAAATTTCTTTGAATTTCCAATTTGTTTTTTTTAGTAATCGAGCTACTATTTTTGCTTCTTGAATACCCTGTTCATTTAATCTTCTTTCTGGATCCTCGTATGACTCATAAGCTTTACAATGGCGAATCAGAACTAATTTCATATAATGAGGAATTTTGATTCATCACTTAAAAATCAAACAAAATCAGTTTTTTGTTGATTTTATTGATATCATGTAGATTTTGAAAGAGATGACAGAAACCATCATCCAGAAAATTAATGAAAATATCGAATTCGTTGTCAAAAATGGAAAATACTTATCTTTAAAAACACATAGGATGACAGACTCTGTAGAAAAACATATACTCTTTGCTTTAGAAACCATATTAAAGAAAACTGAGCATGAACGATACATTCATTCATTATATACCATATTGAAAGAACTAGTCATCAATGGTTGTAAAGCCAATCAAAAACGTATATTTTTCGAAGAAAGAGGGTATGACATTAATAATTCCGAGCATTATGCTATCGGAATTGAAGAATACAAGAAATCATTCAGTGAGGAAATGGCTATTGAGTATGGTAAGAAATCCAAAGAAAAAGGACTTTATGTTCTAATGGATTTTGAGTTTGATGAAGATGGCATTAGGATCGAAGTCATCAATAACTCAACTATTTCTCCTCAAGAAGAACGATTAATGAGGGAAAAACTAAAAAAGGCAATGGGTTATAATGACTTAGCGGAGTTTTACATGGATCAAGCCATGAGCGGTGAAGCGGAAGGAGCTGGACTTGGACTCGCACTTGTAATCATCTTACTCAAAGGTGAAGGAATTGATCCCAATTATTTTCGTATCATTATCGAGAAAGACAAAACCATAGCAAGACTTGAGATTCCATTCACAGAAAACTTCGTTTCAAAGAGAAAATCACAACAACATTAACCTCAAACTTTTTTTGAAAATACCGAAATAGCAATTATGAAGTTTTACCGTATTTTTATTTTACCGTTCTTTTTATTACTCTTTTTTTTCGGAGGAGAAAAACTTTTTTCCTTAGAAAAAGCAGCTGGATATGATCTCTATGAACCAGGAATTTTTAATCCTTTAGGACCGACATTACTTTACGGAAATAGCAATATCAAAAAACGTCCATATTATTTATTAGCTTACGATGAAGAGGGAAGACTTTTAGAAAAATCTTTTTTAATATACAATCGGGAAGGGCGATTGATTGCTGAGAAAATCTATAACTCAAACAACCAATTCACTGGTGAGGTTCAATACACTTATGACACTTTCGGAAATATCATTGAAGAAAAATATATTGACTCACAAGGCTTTGAAATAGCCACAAAGAAAAGAAATTATCAAAACGGAAAACTCATACGAATTGATTTTTTTGAAAAAGGGAATTTTACATTTTCACGTTTTTACTCTTACGATAAGAATCAAATCGTCGGCAAAGAAAAAGATTCGTCATTTTCGGATCCTTTTATTATCACCCTTGAGAACGGTTTAGTCAAATCAATCGTATTTAAAGAGAAAAACCAAATCTTGATGGAAATACGCTACAAATACGAAAATGGAAACTTGACGGAAAGAATAAAAAAATCAGGAAACCTATATTCCAAATGTGTCTATGAATACGATTCTGAAAATCGCATAAAAAAATATACTTACTTTGATCAGAAAAGCCAAAATTGGAAAAAAACAAAAACCATAGAATTTGTATACGCTGATCAAATCTAAGATCGTTTTTTTAGTTTAGCAAGATAAAAATCAACACCAGCGAAAAAGTATTCTTCAAATAAAGGATAAAAAAATTGTTTTAATACTTTATCAGTTTCTCGGTTGATGTGGCAACCATCTCCTATGAGCTTCCAAGCAGGTGAAATCACATCTTGAAATTTTCCGTAAAGCTTTTTATCTGAGCGGATATGTTCCATCACATAAAAGGTCCCATCATCAGAAAGAGAAAAAAGAACATTTCTAATTGATTTCTCTAAATTAGAAACAGAACACAATGTCAATGTCGAAACAATCGATTTGAATTTCGGTAGACTCTTTATTAGAGCTTCATTTTCAATGGAGTCTACATAAATTACCACATTTTGGTTTTTTGGGAATTTTTTATAAAATTTCTCTATCATGAAGGGGGATCTTTCTATCACTGTCAAATTTAAATCCGCTCTATCTTGATAAGCAAAATAATTTGCTCCTGTTCCAAAACCAATTTCAAGCACGGGCATCTCCACATCACGCAGTAGAAACTTTCTTTTTTCGTGCAAAACACCTTTCTCTAAACCTTGCATAACAGGATCATATAAATGAGAAAAAATCTTAGAATAAATCCTCATATTTTTAAGTTATCATAGTTAGATTTTTTAGAAAAGTCTTTTTGAGTTAAATCAAATCATCATAAAAATAAGAATGAGGTCGTAATTATTATTGACTTCAAAATAACATTGCATTTATAGTTATATTTCGATTCATACATCACTTCACAAGGAGAGACTATGACAGTAGCGAATGTTTCCCAGACAATAGAAACCCTTTCCCAAAAAGAACAAATCATTGAGCCACCTGAATTTTTAAAAAAAGGCGCTTTAATCCAAGATTATGAAGCCGTGTATTTATACTCCATCACACAACCTGAGAAATTTTGGGCAAGCATTGCCAATGAATTATTTTGGTATCAAAAATGGGATAAAGTCTTAGAATTCAATCCTCCCTATCATAAATGGTTCATCAACGGAAAAACAAATATAACCGTAAATGCTCTCGATCGACATGTGGTTGGTGAAAAACGTGCCAACCGTAATCGTGTGGCTCTTATCTGGATGTCTGAAACTGGTGAAGAAGTTTTGATTACTTATGATCGATTGCTCAGAAGAGTAAGTCAAGTCGCTAATGCTCTAAAAAGCATTGGAGTCAAAAAAGGTGATCGGGTAATTATCTACATGCCTCTAACTTTGCAGGGTATTTATGCTATGCTAGCATGTGCGCGAATTGGAGCTATCCATTCGGTGGTTTACGCTGGCATGGGGGTTCAAGCACTGAGAAGTCGAATTGAAGACTCAAAAGCAAAAGTGGTGATTTGTTCTGATGTGACGTATCGAAATGGGAAAGTAATCCCCTTAAAACCCATCGTTGATGAAGCAATCGAAGGGTTAGAATACATCGAAAAAATCGTTGTTCATCGACGACAAAAACCACCCATTGATTTATCATCAGAAAGAGAAATCGATTTTGAAGAGTGGATAGAACATCAGCCTCAAACTTGCGATCCTGAAATCATGGATGCAGAAGATCCATTATTCATCCTCTATACGAGTGGAACAACAGGAAAACCCAAAGGAGTCGTTCACGTTCATGGTGGATACATGGTTGGAACTTATTATCTTTCCCGGGCTTTTTATGATATAAAAGATGGTGATATTTTCTGGAGCACATCAGATATTGGCTGGATTGTAGGACATAGTTATATCGTTTATGGACCTCTGATTGCTGGTGCAACTGTGGTAGCAAGAGAAGGAGCCATTAACTACCCTGACCCAGGTATTGTTTGGAAAATTGTAGAAAGACATGGAGTCAATATTCTATTCACAGCTCCTACTGCTATTCGTATGTTCATGAGGTTTGGTGAAGAATATGTAAATAAATATGACACATCGAGTTTGAGACTTTTGGCATCGGCAGGAGAGCCCCTCAACCCAGAAGCTCAAGCATGGGCACAACGAGTCATATTGAAAGATCATGGTATGGTGGTTGATAATTTCTGGCAAACAGAAGTAGCTTCCCCTATTTTAGGAACACTTCCTTCTATGAAAGCCAAATTAGGAAAAGCTGGAAAACCAATGCCCGGTATTGTCGCTGAAGTGGTCGATGCTCAAGGAAACAAGGTTCCACCCAATAAAGGAGGACTTTTAGTCATTCGAAGACCAGTTCCTTACATGCTACGAACTGTTTGGAACAATGACGCAAGGTATCGGGAATATTGGAATCAAATTCCAGGTTCTTATTCCTGCGGTGATATTTCCTATTATGATGAAGAAGGCTATTTTGCTGTTCTTGGTAGAGCCGACGATGTAATGAATGTTGCCGGACATAGAATCGGAACTGCTGAAGTTGAAAGTGCTTTTGTTTCTCATCCAGCAGTTGCAGAAGCAGCTGTGATTGGATTACCAGACGAAGTAAAAGGAGAAAGAATCAAAGCCTTTTTGGTATTACGTCCAGGACATGAGGCTAGCGAAAACCTAAAGGCAATCTTGCGAGATCATGTCCGAAGAGAATTGGGTCCTATTGCAACACCATCAGAAATCGATTTCGTCGATATGCTTCCAAAAACAAGAAGCGGAAAGATCATGAGAAGATTACTCAAAGCAAAAGAATTAGGATTGGATCCAGGTGATATTTCGACCTTAGAAGAATAACCCATGAGGTGGGAGCCCCCCACCTTTTCATTCCACTTAACGAAGTTTTTTTTATTTTCGCTTTCTTTCTTACCACTCAGAGGTGAAGATTTTTCTTTTTTGAAACACGAAATTTATGGAGAGATTTCAAATTTAAGAAAAATCATCGAAGCTCCTGCGATAGAAAAAAGGATATATGATTCAAAGTTCCGAGAGTTTTTCTTGGATTTACAAAGCTCATCGTTAGAGTTTTCATGGAATGAATTTAAAAAAAATTATGCTGATTCTACCACTCAATGGCAATTGTTGATCCCTGTTGACGGGGAATGCGACTTTTATCTCGCCGAAAGCCAAAATCTATGGAAAAGAAAAAGAATTCAAGAAGCTTTATTTCTTTGGAAAAGCTTAGAACATTGCTCTGATCGAAAAATCCAAATCGAAGCGTCAAAATTAATCAGCAACATGATAAAAAACGAAACTTACAAACAACTTTACCTAAAAATGGATCCCATATTTTTCTTTGAAGATACAAGCTCTAAAACTAAAATCATCTCTAATCTTTTTGGCTTTACGTTAAAAATTCCAAACTATTGGTATATCTATCAAGATCCAAGATTTAAGTGGTTTTATTTGATTGAAAAAACCCCATCAAACATGTCTTTTGTATTATACAACACCGAACTCTTATTATACTTTCACTTTTTCCTCGTGAAACAAAAAGATAGAATGAAAATAAAACCCCAAGAAGTTCTTGATTTTATTGATGTGAAATTTTCATGGAATCAAAACACAAAGGAACACTACAACTATCTACGAAAATCGTTGGAAAAAGAAATCTATTTTGTTTCATACGAAAAATCAAATCAGACAAAATCCTACTACGAAATGTTACTCTTTGATGCAAACGTAATCATTTATATTCGAATTTATCCATTGAAGGATTTTTCCCAAAAGGAAGTTGTTGAATTTTTGAAAAACATACATTTTTCGTAAATACTCAATGAAAAAAATTTATCTAAAAATTTTCCAAAAAAGGGAATTTTTTTTTGATTTGGGGAGTCGATTCCTTGATGGCTTTTTAAGAGCTGATCACAAATTTCTTTTATCTCATAGCAAACGCCAACGCTTAAGAATCTACAATGGTCTTACTGTGTTTCTTATCATAAACATTTTACTTTACATTATCTTTCATCTCAAATCTGATATTAACTTAATCATTACATTTTCATATTTTTCTATAGTTATTATTTCTTACATCATCAATCTTTCCTATAGCTTTGAATACTTTGAAGCAACCTTACTTTTTTTGATTTTAACTGGTATTATTATCAATACCTATCAAC includes:
- a CDS encoding histidine kinase, which codes for MTETIIQKINENIEFVVKNGKYLSLKTHRMTDSVEKHILFALETILKKTEHERYIHSLYTILKELVINGCKANQKRIFFEERGYDINNSEHYAIGIEEYKKSFSEEMAIEYGKKSKEKGLYVLMDFEFDEDGIRIEVINNSTISPQEERLMREKLKKAMGYNDLAEFYMDQAMSGEAEGAGLGLALVIILLKGEGIDPNYFRIIIEKDKTIARLEIPFTENFVSKRKSQQH
- a CDS encoding glycosyl hydrolase family 18 protein; amino-acid sequence: MLLGSALSSLLGFEEWMYVYHRTLNQAYIQKRLNDYQNLCITGFQIDSKGNLLVLFDLNSYQKLLENKRVFMLISLKSTKDGKEFLQSEKTRFAGIKNIMEFIKKYNYFNVHIDFEYLSEKETLPFSFFLRDLQKELRKENRPLTIAVFPPIWDMKYKDFHNLKVLSPYVDEVVVMMYDYHNPKTQPGPVSELSWIEKNIQEILKFFQPEQVWLGLPLYGYSWDFEKKKVSVIDYTKFIRILNDFKDIQITKSSNYGYKLVYQNRNKILFYPDEEFRQNAIELAKKNNLKGVAYWRLGYEKQK
- the acs gene encoding acetate--CoA ligase → MTVANVSQTIETLSQKEQIIEPPEFLKKGALIQDYEAVYLYSITQPEKFWASIANELFWYQKWDKVLEFNPPYHKWFINGKTNITVNALDRHVVGEKRANRNRVALIWMSETGEEVLITYDRLLRRVSQVANALKSIGVKKGDRVIIYMPLTLQGIYAMLACARIGAIHSVVYAGMGVQALRSRIEDSKAKVVICSDVTYRNGKVIPLKPIVDEAIEGLEYIEKIVVHRRQKPPIDLSSEREIDFEEWIEHQPQTCDPEIMDAEDPLFILYTSGTTGKPKGVVHVHGGYMVGTYYLSRAFYDIKDGDIFWSTSDIGWIVGHSYIVYGPLIAGATVVAREGAINYPDPGIVWKIVERHGVNILFTAPTAIRMFMRFGEEYVNKYDTSSLRLLASAGEPLNPEAQAWAQRVILKDHGMVVDNFWQTEVASPILGTLPSMKAKLGKAGKPMPGIVAEVVDAQGNKVPPNKGGLLVIRRPVPYMLRTVWNNDARYREYWNQIPGSYSCGDISYYDEEGYFAVLGRADDVMNVAGHRIGTAEVESAFVSHPAVAEAAVIGLPDEVKGERIKAFLVLRPGHEASENLKAILRDHVRRELGPIATPSEIDFVDMLPKTRSGKIMRRLLKAKELGLDPGDISTLEE
- a CDS encoding 1-acyl-sn-glycerol-3-phosphate acyltransferase; the protein is MNEIAINIKEFLKQKKRTTNLILSLYYWLGMILITIVYSIIAAPYIITKNEEKVHKFAIRWARTILKFSKIQIEVYNKEMIYTAGPSIIISNHQSLFDIFIFYSFLDISFRWMAKKSLFSIPIIGPSMKAAGYIPVEREDKKKAMQSMFEAAEQIRNGKSVIIFPEGTRGKIDGKLLPFKKGSFILAKKANVVLQPIVIWGSQYIIPVDRIRKIPRIYPGKVWAMVCNPVYPDEYKNMSVDELSDHIRNILEAHIEILKKKELEELQT
- the sixA gene encoding phosphohistidine phosphatase SixA, whose translation is MKLVLIRHCKAYESYEDPERRLNEQGIQEAKIVARLLKKTNWKFKEILTSPILRAVQTCEVFNQEFHLPIVQRVELKPNNALVYFDSLLASYHANDAIIIVFHMPDVAEIAARILKLPSNNLYVSTGGMIGINLTNIQRLEGILVFMYQPELLD
- a CDS encoding SET domain-containing protein, with product MIHPDTEIRYVNPIIGYGVFATKKIPMGTIVYVKDEFEIMISQEDFQKIKEPLRSIIDRYSYIDPEGYRIISWDIAKYTNHCCDPNTISTGYGFEIAIKDIEPGEQITDEYGIFNLERTMELYCDKPYCRNQLTPDDFDLYYEEWDRKIIPALLRIPYVPQPLYDIIDEVTKMELEEFLRDHSKYKTVYHLKFKKPVKV
- a CDS encoding methyltransferase domain-containing protein, encoding MRIYSKIFSHLYDPVMQGLEKGVLHEKRKFLLRDVEMPVLEIGFGTGANYFAYQDRADLNLTVIERSPFMIEKFYKKFPKNQNVVIYVDSIENEALIKSLPKFKSIVSTLTLCSVSNLEKSIRNVLFSLSDDGTFYVMEHIRSDKKLYGKFQDVISPAWKLIGDGCHINRETDKVLKQFFYPLFEEYFFAGVDFYLAKLKKRS
- a CDS encoding SDR family NAD(P)-dependent oxidoreductase → MELKNKYALITGGSSGIGEALAYELASVGSIPILIARKENELKRVQSEISSRYGINSFSFPCDITSSSDRKNLKQFLEEFTKIDLLIHNAGITNHGKFEVSTEEALRKTFEINFFSVVEITRIVLPKMKSMSQSSNEKKMIVLVSTPSGLFGIPERFAYSSSKAAAQLFIESISYELLPYQIKTCIVFPGYTKTNLRKSGITSDGRPLDEEQEKNAKSPEEVAKIIVNAIQKEKKYAFTNLTGKFIFYGRVLFPEFLEKLILKKTAKN